The following coding sequences are from one Bacteroidota bacterium window:
- a CDS encoding outer membrane beta-barrel family protein: MNIRKKLFIVLSIFTFSLSNLFAQNKVVTISGMVKDKAAKTVLAYVNVILKTEKDTVFVVGTVSNEEGRFILSNIKPDNYILYVSYTGYDTKRQLLFVGTLSEFLEVAAIELERSTTTLNQVVVTSKQNEVSAKMDKKVFSIEDNISQSGGSVLQTMQNLPGVTVQDGKVALRGNDKVTVLIDGKQTALTGMGGQSGLDNIPASAIERIEIINNPSAKYDANGNAGIINIIYKKNKKNGFNGKAGMTGGLGSLWVRRENLPTIRPQYQFTPKINPSLSLNYRKNKINIFFQGDYLYTQTLNKNEFVTRVYDNGTIINQQTKRNRNTHFATLKTGIDWNINEHNMLTISGLFGTEKITDRGDQPFFNVDFTQRLRLWQFLEDELKTTAMGSASYQHKYKQPGHALNASFNYTFHREDEKYFFDNTLLTYVSKDAFKLISDEHVADLNVDYVRPIKYGRIEGGLKFRRRIIPTNMLFIPGLNSPLDTNAGGEATYKETIPALYGNYVYESKKFEAEVGLRVEYVNLKYIVNPNHNTYKSNGYNYTQPFPNVRLAYKLNDKNKFSLFYNRRVDRPNEVDIRIFPKYDDAEIIKVGNPALRPQFTTIYELGYKRNWKKGYFYSAAYHRFGIGTITRIASTVPNSTLIYSIFQNAKKSYATGFEIVFSQDVKKWFSFNLNLNGYHNSIDAFIIENKYPVPNTFTADKQQIFSGNIKLNSVFHLPKKYDMQVTAIYLAPDIIPQGKIAARFSLDIGVKKVIQKGKGELFLNASDLANTMIIKKQIKGKDFNYTTSDYYETQVVRFGYSYKF, from the coding sequence ATGAATATAAGAAAAAAATTATTTATAGTCCTTTCAATTTTCACTTTCTCTCTTTCAAATTTATTTGCCCAAAATAAAGTGGTAACCATTTCGGGAATGGTAAAAGATAAAGCTGCGAAAACGGTTTTAGCTTATGTGAATGTGATTTTGAAAACTGAGAAGGACACCGTATTTGTTGTGGGAACAGTGAGTAACGAAGAAGGAAGGTTTATACTTTCTAATATCAAGCCTGATAATTATATATTATATGTTTCGTACACAGGTTATGATACAAAACGTCAATTACTTTTTGTGGGAACACTTTCTGAATTTCTGGAAGTGGCAGCAATAGAACTAGAAAGAAGTACTACAACTTTGAATCAAGTAGTAGTAACAAGCAAACAAAATGAAGTAAGTGCAAAAATGGACAAGAAAGTTTTTTCTATAGAAGATAATATTAGTCAAAGCGGAGGTTCTGTTTTGCAAACCATGCAGAACTTGCCTGGCGTTACAGTGCAGGACGGCAAAGTAGCTCTGCGTGGAAATGATAAGGTAACTGTATTGATCGACGGCAAACAAACAGCTTTGACAGGAATGGGAGGTCAATCGGGTTTAGATAATATTCCAGCTTCTGCTATAGAGAGAATTGAAATTATCAATAATCCATCTGCCAAGTATGATGCGAATGGAAACGCGGGTATTATCAATATTATATATAAGAAAAATAAGAAAAATGGATTTAATGGAAAAGCAGGTATGACAGGTGGCTTGGGCTCCTTATGGGTGCGGAGAGAAAACCTTCCGACCATTCGACCGCAGTATCAATTCACACCAAAGATTAATCCTTCGCTGTCGTTAAATTACCGCAAAAACAAAATCAATATATTTTTTCAGGGAGATTATTTATATACACAAACACTGAATAAAAATGAATTTGTAACACGAGTTTATGATAATGGCACTATCATAAACCAACAAACTAAGCGAAATCGAAATACACATTTTGCAACCTTAAAAACAGGAATTGATTGGAATATTAATGAGCATAATATGCTTACAATTTCAGGTTTGTTTGGCACAGAGAAAATAACTGACCGTGGAGACCAACCTTTCTTTAATGTGGACTTCACACAACGGCTTCGCCTTTGGCAATTTTTAGAAGATGAATTGAAGACTACGGCAATGGGTTCCGCATCCTATCAGCATAAATATAAACAGCCCGGGCATGCTCTCAATGCTAGCTTTAACTATACTTTTCATCGAGAAGATGAGAAATATTTTTTCGATAATACATTATTAACTTATGTAAGCAAAGATGCTTTCAAATTAATTTCAGACGAGCATGTTGCCGATTTGAATGTGGATTATGTGCGGCCTATTAAATATGGGCGTATAGAAGGTGGCTTGAAATTTCGCAGACGAATAATTCCTACGAATATGCTGTTTATTCCAGGACTGAATTCTCCCTTGGATACCAATGCAGGCGGAGAAGCAACATATAAAGAAACCATTCCTGCATTATATGGTAATTATGTTTATGAAAGTAAAAAGTTTGAAGCTGAAGTTGGTTTGCGTGTGGAGTATGTGAATTTAAAGTATATCGTAAATCCCAATCATAATACATACAAAAGCAATGGCTACAATTATACCCAGCCATTTCCAAATGTGAGATTAGCTTATAAACTCAATGACAAAAACAAATTTTCATTATTTTATAATCGCAGGGTTGACAGACCGAACGAAGTGGATATACGTATATTTCCCAAATATGATGATGCAGAAATTATAAAGGTTGGAAACCCCGCACTTCGCCCGCAGTTCACCACTATTTATGAACTAGGCTATAAAAGAAACTGGAAGAAAGGGTACTTTTATTCCGCGGCCTACCACCGTTTTGGCATTGGAACCATTACCCGAATTGCAAGCACTGTACCTAATAGTACATTGATATATTCCATTTTTCAAAATGCTAAAAAAAGTTACGCTACTGGGTTTGAAATTGTATTTTCTCAAGATGTGAAAAAATGGTTTTCATTCAATCTTAATTTGAATGGTTATCATAATTCGATTGATGCTTTCATAATAGAAAATAAATATCCTGTTCCAAATACTTTTACAGCGGACAAACAACAAATTTTTTCAGGCAATATAAAGTTGAATAGTGTTTTTCATCTTCCGAAGAAATATGATATGCAGGTTACCGCTATTTATTTAGCTCCTGATATTATACCACAAGGGAAAATTGCTGCTCGATTTTCGTTAGATATTGGCGTAAAAAAGGTCATTCAAAAAGGTAAGGGTGAATTATTCCTAAACGCCTCCGACCTTGCAAACACGATGATTATTAAGAAGCAAA
- a CDS encoding PepSY-like domain-containing protein — MKKLILMLLVVAIMSHVGCTEKEPTVNIPVVVESAFKAKFPNATKAKWEMENKTKFEVNFNLSNEEVSANFDSAGTWLETETEIEASALPAAAQATINADFANFKINEASKIERVKSGTCYEAEIEKGEETFDVLLTTDGKVLSKTKVEEKEEDKED, encoded by the coding sequence ATGAAAAAATTAATTTTAATGCTGCTTGTAGTAGCTATAATGAGCCATGTTGGTTGTACTGAAAAAGAACCTACAGTCAATATTCCTGTTGTTGTTGAATCAGCATTCAAGGCAAAATTTCCAAATGCAACAAAAGCAAAATGGGAAATGGAAAACAAAACGAAGTTTGAGGTAAATTTCAACCTCAGTAACGAAGAAGTTTCTGCAAACTTCGATAGTGCAGGTACCTGGTTAGAGACAGAAACAGAGATTGAAGCTTCGGCACTGCCAGCCGCAGCCCAAGCAACAATTAATGCAGATTTTGCAAACTTCAAAATAAACGAAGCAAGCAAAATTGAGCGTGTGAAAAGCGGAACCTGCTATGAAGCAGAGATTGAAAAAGGTGAAGAAACTTTCGATGTGCTCCTTACTACAGACGGAAAAGTTTTAAGCAAAACAAAAGTTGAAGAAAAAGAGGAGGATAAGGAAGATTAA
- a CDS encoding biopolymer transporter ExbD encodes MNFKRKSQPLSSFNAAPMNDILFFLLLFFLLTATFAIPTFQKVTLAKADGTQKLKQNLAIIVATGGKLYIENQEVQRADFDAKIQVLVKDKTEPVVNVIIDKGATWEDIAPITGILQKYKVNAILATQRPSK; translated from the coding sequence ATGAACTTTAAACGCAAATCACAACCATTAAGTAGTTTCAATGCTGCTCCGATGAATGATATATTGTTCTTTCTATTATTGTTCTTTTTGCTCACGGCCACATTTGCGATTCCTACTTTTCAAAAGGTAACTTTGGCGAAAGCAGATGGGACGCAAAAATTGAAACAGAACTTGGCAATAATTGTAGCTACTGGTGGTAAACTATATATAGAAAATCAAGAAGTACAACGAGCAGACTTTGATGCTAAAATACAAGTGTTAGTAAAAGACAAAACCGAACCTGTGGTGAATGTTATTATTGACAAGGGTGCTACGTGGGAAGATATTGCACCAATTACAGGCATACTACAAAAATACAAAGTGAATGCAATTTTAGCAACACAAAGACCCAGTAAATAA
- a CDS encoding MotA/TolQ/ExbB proton channel family protein, with the protein MLLQATPQVEQRSMLELLMAGGPIMVPIAILFVLAIYVFVERFITIRKAMQNENNFLPALKDLIQNNNIKAAQLMCEKSNTPIARVILKGLTRVGRPLKEIEASMENTGKIEMARLEKRLPVLAIVAGAAPMFGFLGTVIGMMIAFNDIAAAGNVEIAGIAKGINVKMVTSAGGLVVGIIAFFGYNILNIMVQKVVTQLETASLDFIEVLEEPA; encoded by the coding sequence ATGTTATTACAAGCAACACCCCAAGTAGAACAAAGAAGTATGCTGGAATTATTGATGGCGGGCGGACCTATTATGGTTCCAATCGCTATCTTATTTGTATTGGCAATATATGTATTTGTGGAACGTTTTATTACCATCCGCAAAGCCATGCAAAATGAAAATAATTTTCTCCCTGCGTTAAAAGATTTAATACAAAACAATAATATAAAAGCAGCACAATTGATGTGCGAAAAAAGCAATACACCCATTGCCCGTGTTATTTTAAAAGGTCTTACCCGTGTGGGTCGCCCGCTTAAAGAGATTGAAGCCAGTATGGAAAATACAGGCAAAATAGAAATGGCACGTTTGGAAAAAAGATTACCTGTATTGGCCATCGTAGCAGGTGCTGCCCCAATGTTTGGTTTCTTAGGAACTGTTATTGGAATGATGATTGCGTTTAATGATATAGCAGCGGCAGGAAATGTGGAAATAGCAGGAATTGCAAAAGGTATTAATGTGAAAATGGTTACCTCCGCAGGCGGATTGGTAGTTGGTATTATTGCATTTTTTGGTTATAATATATTAAACATTATGGTGCAAAAAGTAGTAACACAATTAGAAACTGCAAGCTTAGATTTTATAGAAGTATTAGAAGAACCAGCTTAA
- a CDS encoding TonB-dependent receptor has translation MQKHIIYIFLLICSIQIVSAQADTLEKGNITLVRPYRPKIQESIKKAITPLPETAMVSMPPFTYTFNSIEPNYQINTPGYKAVNLPQEKLSSLNGNFTKLGFGNYNSPFLEVSLNNLRSRNWMLAANARHYSLNGKNQSRKYSNNQLHFVANYTGDKSISGAVLLYNRDAYRYYAHESNKTDTLPKGALYNPYQNIQLNTFTSSKAFDSTQLYYRLDLKLDNMIRSKEVNEQCMFVNVNLKKIVRGNLLKTDFLIDIDQYINQNKKYNRNFIKLQPEYHFTAENFKAIFGLNAIMLNQNRDTANANLFQFYPKLTLEYTIAKKYKVYTGMWGDWEKYTLKNIYEVNPFISPNIKLDNNKNFNLHIGAKGHINNNLDLSIEARYTNMDNLVMYTVDSTYLHAMDLIIVSAGVRRLILNAHYHVGNKIDIYSSLIISNYKLSDTIITRASQLPTFVWKNNFSYKLGDKVYMNLQLNYTGARYLVKYDKTSKEYNNILMKPYADISLNADYRYSKYVSMFLNINNVISNKYVKWYGYPVVGINAQIGITITL, from the coding sequence ATGCAAAAACATATTATATATATATTCCTATTAATTTGCAGTATTCAAATAGTATCTGCACAGGCAGACACCTTGGAGAAAGGCAATATCACCTTGGTGAGACCGTATAGACCCAAAATTCAAGAATCCATTAAGAAAGCAATTACACCTTTGCCAGAAACTGCCATGGTTTCCATGCCACCTTTTACCTATACTTTTAATAGTATCGAGCCCAATTATCAAATAAATACGCCAGGATATAAAGCCGTTAATTTACCACAAGAAAAGTTGAGTAGTTTAAATGGTAATTTTACCAAACTCGGGTTTGGGAATTATAATAGTCCGTTTTTAGAAGTATCGTTAAATAATCTACGCTCTCGAAATTGGATGTTGGCTGCCAATGCTAGGCATTACTCATTGAACGGAAAAAATCAATCAAGAAAATATTCCAATAACCAATTGCATTTTGTGGCCAATTATACAGGCGATAAAAGTATAAGCGGTGCGGTTTTATTGTATAATAGAGATGCATATCGATACTATGCACATGAAAGTAATAAAACGGATACTTTGCCCAAAGGGGCATTGTATAATCCTTATCAGAACATACAACTTAATACATTTACCAGTAGCAAAGCATTCGACAGCACCCAACTCTATTATCGTCTCGATTTAAAGTTAGATAATATGATAAGGTCGAAGGAAGTGAACGAACAATGCATGTTTGTAAATGTAAATCTGAAAAAGATAGTGAGAGGTAATTTATTGAAAACAGATTTTTTGATTGATATTGACCAATACATTAATCAAAATAAAAAGTATAATAGAAACTTTATTAAATTACAACCTGAGTATCATTTTACGGCTGAAAATTTCAAAGCTATATTTGGCCTAAATGCCATAATGCTCAATCAAAACAGAGATACTGCCAATGCGAATCTGTTTCAGTTTTACCCCAAGTTGACTCTTGAATATACAATAGCTAAAAAGTACAAAGTGTATACTGGTATGTGGGGTGATTGGGAAAAGTATACCTTGAAAAATATATATGAGGTTAACCCGTTTATTTCTCCCAATATTAAATTGGATAATAACAAAAATTTTAATTTACATATTGGGGCTAAAGGGCATATCAATAATAACCTTGATTTAAGTATTGAAGCCCGATATACCAATATGGACAATCTTGTAATGTATACTGTAGATTCGACTTATCTGCACGCTATGGATCTTATAATAGTTTCGGCAGGGGTAAGGAGATTAATTTTGAATGCTCACTATCATGTAGGAAATAAAATAGATATATACTCTTCGCTTATTATCTCCAATTATAAATTAAGCGACACCATTATCACTAGAGCTTCACAGCTTCCTACTTTTGTTTGGAAAAATAATTTCTCGTACAAATTGGGTGATAAAGTATATATGAATCTGCAATTAAATTATACAGGTGCAAGGTATTTGGTTAAGTATGATAAAACCAGTAAAGAGTATAATAATATATTGATGAAGCCTTATGCAGATATCAGCCTGAATGCGGATTATCGTTACTCAAAATATGTGAGTATGTTTTTGAATATTAACAATGTTATATCCAATAAATATGTAAAATGGTATGGATATCCTGTAGTAGGAATTAATGCTCAAATAGGAATAACCATTACACTATAA
- a CDS encoding tetratricopeptide repeat protein, which produces MNGLKIGTELFMFKKLYLALIYICLQSAFVANAQKTGYFDEPVYTYKRAIELFDKEKYGAARSLFEQVLFQNPDENIKAQGNYYIALCATHQFGNDAIGLLQSFSRNFRTHSKYDESTYYIAHIYFRDKQYKEALKAFSAVNAEELEDNFKYLYYFEKGFSEYKLNKYDDARKSLAKIIDDESGLKYSDANYYLGYIYYIQGNDREVLKLLKNTMDIEPYNKVVPLYLCQISYRSKEYAACIKWNSDKAGKEILADIYMFKGLSHYELKEFEQAAEMLENRSKSKELTDSELYILGYCHIQNKDYSQAIFRLTHIADHNNLLYQQSQYTLANCFVLLNKKENARAAYYNAGKYEHDKSIKEDAQFNFAKLSAEILPTQVASITSLQNFINTYPDSKYGDDAKNILSSLLLNTKQYAKALVILDGIKVKNAQIELAIQKCAFCRAEELYKANDIVAATKLFEKSYSYNNDMKFKSLSVFWLGEIAYIKEEYGKAIDLYKEFEAYPQAVKTFHYTSAYYNLGYSYLKLDKYQQSNVWLEKFIAAETYFGNKGEMVLDAHARLADNYFLQKEYGKATNEYNYVINKNSVDADYALFQMGIIYGLQNKLYEKINILSKLIEKYENSDLYEKALYELGYTYFNLEKYDQAVESFNDLIESQKSPVGLVRRAQLNIGLIFYNQKQNNKAIEQFQYIVKKYSESEEAHEGLEILKTIYTENGEFDKFDEWAKANGIKIYQSNTAEKDTLMFESAMNMIDRRDSIRGLEVLGKYIIEFPDGAYILKSHQLKADILNRKNRKEEALPEYEWIATRQPNEFTERSLKWVCNYYYNIKNYAKALEYFEKLEPNSSVKENKILSFVGQMRCTDILGETGKLKIVAEKIVEYPGIEKEYVTEAKYHLGKIYYSSDKIAALNYFKDVVKLSKTTRGAESKYYIALIYFENIDTINCKKAVFELSEHFSDYEYWVAKGYLVLADHYIRQNDDYQAKYTLQSLIDNYEKSGSDSDDIIKMAQEKLDLLTHKDKNREELIKQQKLNDSKSQEEKDKENKEVEDF; this is translated from the coding sequence TTGAACGGTTTAAAAATTGGGACTGAACTGTTCATGTTTAAGAAATTATATCTAGCTTTAATATATATATGTTTGCAGAGTGCATTTGTGGCCAATGCACAAAAGACGGGTTACTTCGACGAACCTGTATATACATACAAACGGGCAATTGAGTTATTCGACAAGGAAAAATATGGAGCAGCCCGAAGCTTGTTCGAACAGGTTTTATTCCAAAACCCCGACGAGAACATTAAAGCACAAGGTAATTATTATATTGCCCTGTGTGCCACTCACCAGTTTGGGAATGATGCCATTGGGCTGCTACAATCATTTAGCCGAAATTTCCGCACCCATTCCAAATATGATGAATCAACGTACTACATAGCCCATATTTATTTTAGGGATAAGCAATATAAAGAAGCCTTGAAAGCGTTTTCTGCGGTGAATGCAGAAGAGTTGGAAGATAATTTTAAGTATTTATATTATTTTGAAAAAGGATTTAGCGAGTATAAGCTCAATAAATATGATGATGCTAGAAAATCTCTTGCCAAGATTATAGATGATGAAAGCGGTCTAAAATATTCTGATGCGAATTACTATTTGGGATATATATATTATATTCAAGGAAATGATAGAGAGGTCTTGAAACTCTTGAAGAACACTATGGATATTGAACCCTACAACAAAGTGGTACCCTTGTATCTCTGTCAGATATCCTATAGAAGTAAAGAATACGCAGCATGTATAAAGTGGAATAGTGATAAAGCGGGAAAAGAAATTTTGGCCGATATATATATGTTCAAAGGTCTGTCGCATTATGAATTGAAAGAATTTGAACAAGCTGCAGAAATGCTAGAGAATCGCTCCAAATCGAAGGAGCTAACCGATAGCGAATTATATATTTTAGGCTATTGTCATATACAAAACAAAGATTATAGTCAGGCAATTTTTCGCCTCACACATATAGCAGATCACAATAATTTATTGTATCAGCAATCACAATATACGTTGGCCAATTGTTTTGTGCTACTCAATAAAAAGGAGAATGCAAGAGCAGCCTATTATAATGCGGGCAAATATGAGCATGATAAAAGTATAAAGGAAGATGCACAATTTAATTTCGCCAAACTAAGTGCAGAGATATTGCCCACACAAGTTGCATCTATCACTTCCTTGCAAAATTTTATAAATACTTACCCCGATTCGAAATATGGGGATGATGCCAAAAATATATTAAGCAGTTTATTGCTCAATACCAAACAATACGCAAAAGCCTTGGTAATATTGGATGGAATTAAAGTGAAGAATGCTCAAATAGAATTGGCTATACAAAAATGTGCTTTTTGTAGGGCTGAAGAATTATATAAAGCAAATGATATTGTTGCCGCCACTAAATTGTTTGAAAAAAGCTATTCTTATAATAATGATATGAAGTTTAAATCTTTGTCAGTATTTTGGCTGGGAGAGATTGCGTATATTAAAGAAGAATATGGCAAAGCTATAGATTTATATAAAGAATTTGAGGCATATCCGCAGGCAGTCAAAACCTTTCATTACACGTCTGCTTATTATAATTTGGGTTACAGTTATTTGAAGCTTGACAAGTATCAGCAATCAAATGTATGGCTCGAAAAATTTATAGCAGCAGAAACATATTTTGGAAATAAAGGAGAAATGGTACTGGATGCACATGCCCGCTTAGCTGATAATTATTTTTTACAAAAAGAATACGGTAAGGCTACGAACGAATATAATTATGTGATCAATAAAAACTCGGTTGATGCAGATTATGCATTATTCCAAATGGGTATAATATATGGTTTGCAGAATAAGCTCTACGAGAAAATTAATATACTGAGCAAACTTATTGAGAAATATGAGAATAGTGATTTGTATGAAAAAGCATTATATGAATTGGGTTATACGTATTTTAATTTAGAAAAATACGATCAGGCAGTGGAGAGTTTTAACGATTTGATTGAGTCGCAGAAAAGCCCTGTGGGACTAGTAAGACGAGCACAATTGAATATTGGTTTGATATTCTATAACCAAAAGCAAAACAATAAAGCTATTGAGCAATTTCAATATATAGTTAAGAAATATTCTGAGAGCGAAGAAGCTCATGAAGGATTGGAAATACTAAAAACCATCTATACCGAAAATGGAGAGTTTGATAAGTTTGATGAATGGGCCAAAGCCAACGGAATAAAAATATACCAGTCGAATACAGCCGAAAAAGACACCTTAATGTTTGAATCGGCAATGAATATGATCGATCGCAGAGATTCGATTAGAGGATTAGAAGTATTGGGTAAATATATAATTGAGTTCCCCGACGGGGCTTATATATTAAAATCGCATCAACTGAAGGCAGATATTTTGAACAGAAAGAACCGCAAAGAAGAAGCCTTGCCTGAATATGAATGGATAGCGACAAGGCAGCCCAATGAATTTACAGAGCGTAGTTTGAAGTGGGTTTGCAATTATTATTATAATATAAAAAATTATGCTAAGGCATTGGAATATTTTGAAAAATTGGAGCCAAATTCATCGGTAAAGGAGAATAAAATTTTATCATTTGTAGGGCAAATGCGTTGCACCGATATACTAGGTGAAACAGGTAAATTAAAAATAGTTGCCGAAAAAATTGTTGAATACCCCGGTATTGAAAAAGAATATGTAACAGAAGCAAAATATCATTTGGGTAAAATATATTATAGTAGCGACAAAATAGCGGCACTCAATTATTTTAAAGATGTGGTAAAGCTTAGTAAAACTACGCGTGGAGCAGAGAGCAAATATTATATAGCTTTAATTTATTTCGAGAATATAGATACCATTAATTGTAAGAAAGCAGTCTTTGAATTGAGCGAACATTTTTCTGATTATGAATATTGGGTAGCTAAAGGATATTTGGTTTTAGCCGATCATTATATAAGGCAGAATGATGATTATCAAGCAAAATATACCTTGCAAAGTTTGATTGATAACTATGAAAAATCAGGTTCGGATTCCGATGATATCATAAAAATGGCTCAAGAAAAATTGGATTTATTAACTCATAAGGACAAAAACCGTGAAGAGCTCATTAAGCAGCAAAAACTGAATGATAGCAAGAGTCAGGAAGAAAAGGATAAGGAGAATAAAGAAGTAGAAGATTTTTAG
- a CDS encoding nucleotidyltransferase domain-containing protein, whose translation MPNWKFRRQFGSYARGEQTPGSDIDILVEFRKPVGIEFINLSFEPNKLYADKKVDLVSRGSITDRYWPFVKDDVIYA comes from the coding sequence ATGCCGAACTGGAAATTTCGGAGGCAGTTTGGCAGCTATGCTCGTGGTGAGCAAACTCCTGGCAGTGATATTGATATATTGGTTGAATTTCGCAAACCCGTTGGTATAGAATTTATCAATCTTTCATTTGAACCGAATAAACTATATGCAGATAAGAAAGTGGATTTGGTATCACGAGGCTCAATAACCGATAGGTATTGGCCGTTTGTAAAGGATGATGTGATATATGCCTAA
- a CDS encoding HepT-like ribonuclease domain-containing protein: MPKRIAKILVEDILERIERILAFTDGMTFKEFEDDEKTYYAVDRCFEIIGEAANKLPDEFILNHPEIEWQ; encoded by the coding sequence ATGCCTAAACGTATTGCGAAAATATTAGTTGAAGATATTCTGGAAAGAATTGAGCGTATTTTGGCTTTTACTGATGGTATGACTTTTAAAGAGTTTGAAGATGATGAAAAAACATATTATGCTGTTGACAGATGTTTTGAAATAATTGGAGAGGCTGCAAATAAATTACCAGATGAATTTATATTAAATCATCCAGAAATAGAATGGCAATAA
- a CDS encoding STAS-like domain-containing protein, whose amino-acid sequence MILKVKDYTGNNLAVSAEDGRKLFNDISKYIDKGELLKLDFTEIELTISAFLNTAIGQLYAFYPQDKIKELLIVENMDTDDLLILKIVVDEAKTRFKNYPDIDTNDIDVVNES is encoded by the coding sequence ATGATTTTAAAAGTTAAAGATTATACAGGGAATAATTTAGCAGTTTCAGCTGAAGACGGGAGGAAATTGTTTAATGATATATCAAAATATATTGATAAAGGAGAATTGTTGAAATTAGATTTCACTGAAATTGAATTAACGATATCTGCTTTTTTAAACACTGCTATCGGGCAGCTATATGCTTTCTATCCTCAGGACAAAATTAAAGAATTACTAATTGTTGAGAATATGGATACCGATGATTTGCTTATTTTAAAGATAGTGGTTGACGAAGCTAAAACAAGATTCAAAAATTACCCAGATATTGATACAAATGATATTGATGTTGTAAATGAAAGCTAA
- a CDS encoding PIN domain-containing protein: MKANFTPISQFNPSFGEKFFCDTNVWLYLFYPQFDRTPQHIIDKYSKLFGSIKIKGNLILSHPQMFSEFINVWLKAEYDKFRKSAHMTLTFKEYRNSEHSKEALEKIKVVLNKVLECTTILSGTFTTEELKEIILNCDKADFNDLCFVELCKQQNCILVSHDIDYNSVTGLSIDIISANNKYVD; encoded by the coding sequence ATGAAAGCTAATTTTACACCAATCAGTCAATTCAATCCATCCTTTGGAGAAAAATTTTTCTGTGATACCAATGTATGGTTATATTTATTTTATCCGCAATTTGATAGAACACCGCAGCATATTATTGATAAATATTCAAAGCTGTTTGGTTCAATTAAAATTAAAGGGAATTTGATACTTTCTCATCCGCAGATGTTTTCTGAATTTATTAATGTATGGTTGAAGGCAGAGTATGATAAATTCCGTAAGTCGGCTCACATGACTTTAACATTTAAAGAATACAGAAATTCTGAGCATTCAAAAGAAGCATTAGAAAAGATAAAGGTAGTATTGAATAAAGTATTAGAATGTACTACAATATTGTCAGGCACATTCACCACCGAAGAACTAAAGGAAATAATACTAAATTGTGACAAAGCAGATTTTAATGATTTATGTTTTGTAGAGTTATGTAAGCAACAAAATTGTATACTTGTTTCTCATGATATTGACTATAATAGTGTAACAGGTTTATCTATTGATATTATTTCGGCGAACAATAAGTACGTTGATTAG